TGGAAACCTATTTCTAATTTTTTTAAGAAACGTTCATTgcacattttaaaaatgttcatgcagTGTAAAAAAAGGTACGTGCAACTTCTAAAAATGGAAATAGCATTAAAAAGTAATTTTTGTGACATTCAACAAATGTTAATGACATTTAAAAAAATTCTTATACAATGTGAAATATTCatataaattcaaaaaatatgtCCCATACCATTCAAAATATGCACGTGACATTCCGTAGAATTTTTCACGCATTTCATAAAAAATGTATACAATGTTATTTCTCAACTAAAAAATGTACAAATGTTTTTTCATGCCATTAAAAAAATTCAACGTGTATTTTATTTtttaaacatgtatttgaaaaatgttccatGTGTATactaaaaatgtacaatgtgtattgaAAAAAAGTAGATATGTTTTGAGAAAAGAAAACGAAACTGGTGAAGAAAATACCAAAGTAAATCATGAAAAACAGATGAGAAAACACATAGAAACGGATGAATAAAAGGAAACCACGTGAAGGTTCCAAACCTGGTCCGAACATGCCCATAGAACCTTTCTAAAACTTCTACATGATCTACAATGTTGGGCTGGGGCGTTTCGCAATAGACAAGAAATAGCCCTGGCGCTAACTCCTCAATGGAGTAATATATGACGTGCTTTTGGAAAGATCTGGAACGTAATTGGGTTGTCGGCAATAGGATGTTTGTTGTGCGGTTTCCTAAATCTATTTACTTTATTCAATGTCATTTTTAGCGTGACTAACTCAAAAAAGTCTTCCACTGGCACAAGACAATCTCCTCTCTCTTCCGCTTTCGAGTGTTGCTCTGGCACCATGGGGCGGAGTGGAGAAGATTGCCGCTGTCTCCATTCTTTGTGTAGTCATCCCAATGGGATGGTAGTTTCATCTCGAATAAAAGGCATTTGGCTTCAATCCTATCCTCATGGCGTCTGTACAACATTGTCGTAGAGCCTGTGAGTTTTGCCCTTGTTATTCTTCATGAACGACGGGTTTATTTTCAGTATGGTTTCTTGTGGGCTTCAAGTGTATCGTCGGCGATAACATCGTCTTCTCTAACAATATCTTTTCTGGAGTATTTGCTAGCAAGGTCGTTTGTTTGACGTTGTCTGCCTATGTCAGTTTGCGATGGTTCAATGATATTTGTTTCTTTACAGGTCTTTGCATGCTCTTTAGTAATTGGATTTTTTTAATACTGTCTATTGACGAGAGCTATGGTGGTACACCGACAATAAGTTTATTTGTGGCTTCGGTAAAAAGCTTAAAGATACCTAGTCATATTGGAATTCTTCCCTTTTTTAGGGTTGCATTTATGCATGTGGATCAATTACCTTGTTATATGATCTTATACAGTGTTCTTTTGATTAATACAAACTAGATTCGACTTAAGAATTTAGTGGCATTTACTGTCCCTAGCTTTCAACTGGTCATGTGTTTTGTACTATACGTGAACGGTAACTGAAAGCGGAAACCGCGAGCTCCGTATATGAGCTGAAAGCGGAAAGGTTGTGTCTCTACTACCAACCCGGCAGCCGTCGAACCCCCCTGCTCGGCCACTTGCTCTTCTCCCCCCTCCGTTCCCCCCGATgctcgccgccaccaccgcctccctcCCCCCGCCGCTCCGCCGCTCACCGCGCGCAACCTCCCTCGGTGGCCCCCATGGATGCGAGGCTGGGGCCCGCTCTCTCAACCCGCGGCCCCGCAGCCGGCGGACTCTAGCCTGCCGCGCGGAGCTGCAGCAGGACGCGCCGTTCGTCGCCGCCATCGGCGCCTGCGTGCTCGCGTCCCTCGCGCTCCCGCCGCCCAGGGTCCGAGGAGAGGCGGCGGAAGAGGAGGACGACGGGGAGTTCGGCGCGACGGACACGAGGATGGGCGTGATGGCCATCATCTCCTTCCTGCCTTACTTCAACTGGCTGGTGAGCTGAAGGAAGCATCTTGGTTGCTCttattgtttctcccccccccGCAGACTGATAATGTTTTGGGTGCTTTTCTCCTGGGATTAGAGCTGGGTCTTCGCGTGGCTCGACAGCGGCAGCAAGCTGTATCTGCTCTACGCGGCCGTCTATTTGGCTCCTTACCTTAGGTTTGTAATTGTGAATCCTGGGCTACAAGCTTCTGTTTTCTTTGTTCAGTATCCCAGAACAATTGATTATTCGCTCTGTTAGGTTTTTATCTGAGATGAGTATTTCAACTTCTCAGTTAGCTGTTGCTTTGCATTGGAAAATCCTGGCTCTGTGATGTAGCATGTCACTATTTGGCTGCTAGGTAAGCAGTTGCTAGTGCTACGAGCCAGGGACTGACTTAGGTTGGCAAAATGCTTCTTGTGCCATTGGAGCTGTAGAGTGTTCGGGGAAGTTGAGGATTCCTGTTCACTATTGCCCACTTATTAGTGCCATTGGAGCTGTAGAATGTTCAGGTAAGCTGAGGATTCCGGTTCAGTATTGCCCCGAGTTTGGGTCGACTAGTGCCATTGGAGCTGTAGAGTGTTCAGGGAACCTGAGGATTCCACTTCAGTATTGCCCTGAGCTTCCGTTGACAAACATCCACTTATTAGACCATCTTCAATTGCTTAACGATTGCAATTGGGTAAACAACTTGGAGTGAGCATCCGATTATCCCCATATGTTCAGGGAAGTTGAGGATTCCACTTCAGTATTGCCCTCAGCATCCGTCAACAAAGATCCACTTATTAGACCATCTTCAATTGCTTAACAATTGCAATGTGGTTAAACAACTTGGAGTGAGCAGCCGTTATCCCCACCTGTACTTCAACCCCTCATCAGATTTTTCATGCGAGTTTCTTCTGTGGTGTtagtaatgtactccctccgttcctaaatataagtctttttagagattccaatatgaactacatacggagcaaaatgagtgaatctacactctaaactacatctatatacatccgtatgtagtccaatattgaaatctctaaaaagaattatatttaggaacagagggagtagtacattatgGACTATGAACTGCTCTTTGGGTTCTATCACATGATGTTGCAATGAAATATGAACCTACCAACGTTAAGTACAGTCATTACTTGTTAGGCCTTTCATTTTGTCATGTTATACATGTTGTGGTTCTATGTGTGTAAATTTACATATGGAAGCAATACAAAATGGAGCAGtttctcaaaaataaaaataaaaatggagcAACGAAGTGCCTCTTCAgttgagtatggtgattgaaattTAGTGTCATTACTGATTAGCAAAATGTTACTTGCCACCCTGCCTTGTAAGTTGTAACGGTGTACTAATTCATATGCACTTCTGGTGTACCATACCACCGTGTTCTAGCATACCACCATGTTCTAATTGCTGTGGGCTTACTTTTTGCATGCTCAACACTTTGCACATTTTCTATCCATGAATTGGAGATTAGACCCAAGCTGTCAGCTCGGATAACTTACAAATGTGATTGCTGTTTCCAGAACGAACTTATCGCTCTCCCCTGATGAGAGCTGGTTGCCTATTGCGAGCATCTTCATCTGCATCTTACATGTTCAGGTAAGTGAGCGGCCTTCctcagtactccctctgtaaagaaatataagagcgtttggatcactactttagtgatccaaacgctcttatatttctttatggagggagtacttattaaGCAAATTGTGTTCATTTGATgagatgttttcttcccttgcaGCTAGAAGCAGGCATCAGGAATGGTGATATTGAGGGCTTCATGTTATTTCAAAAAGCACAGAATCTTCTCTTTCCCAACGCTATGAAAGAAAAGGATGGCCACCGTGCAAAGAAGAGAGAATCCCTCAGAACGGTACGATTCAATGTGGTGTATACTCCAAATTCACGACATCCTTTTAGTTAAAATTATGTAATCCTCCTCTGCATCTGTTCAGGGACATCGGGGCAACTCAAGAATACCTTCAGCTCACGAGTCCAGAGAGAAGCTTCGCAACTCAGATATCTTCAAGAAAAAACTTGATGAGCCCGATGAGCAACAAAAGAAATCAGACTGGCATTGAACTTGACGGCGTTCTCCTGTTGTATGGCACCAGAAGTGGTTCCAGACAGATCCTTGCTTATGTAGCTGCAGAGAGTCATGTGTGGGTTGCACGTGAAGCTGGGTTGATGTTGTATGTGGCAGGCTTGTGGTTTCAGATTCCTAGTGTTGAATTAGAGGTGTAGCTAGTTTCTACGATGTTGTGTTGTTACATGTCATAATTTGTCAGTTTGCAATTTGTTTTCTAAGCATTAAATATGTGGCTTATCAAAAGCACTAGCCGGTAACACAATTGCATCTCCATTTTTTTGGAATGATAAAACAATGCCTCTTCTAGAGGATGTAATGCTTCTCCAAGGTCCAGGTCATATAGTATGCACCCATGAGATGCACTAATGCATTAATTTATGACACAGAATACACATCTACCATGTCAGAAAGTTGCATATCTAAATTCAATTCACAACTTTGTAAATAAAATGAGAAATACCATATTCAAATCTATAAAAAATGATCATATTTTTGTTCCTATAGTTGTGTACCAAAACTGTATCTATAAAATGGTGACATGTCGCATaaatattgttgtttttttttgtcaAAGTTGTCCAAGACTTTCTAAATGTTGATCATGAGGTCTAGTGCACTAGTGCACCTCCAGGTGCTAGCGCATGCTTATATTCACCTAGTTTCTCCGGTTATACAGGTCAACATGTTCACATAAAATTTATTTGACACAAAAGCAAAGAATGTGCTATAGACACCAAAATACATTTCTAATATCAGCAATACCTTTATTGTTTCATGCATGTGAACTAGCAATTTCCAGCATTACATAGTTGAGACTCATATTATTCTGATTTCGGAACTGTCATTTCGGTATAAAATATCGCATTGCTTCGTGAGGGCTTGCTACGGAAAAATCTAAAATTTATCGATCGGTTACAACAACTGGATTGTCCATTTTATGGTCTTAAAATTTTGAATGTGTATGCTCATATTGCTGTTAACCTAAGTTTTCCTTCTTTAATGTGGCTGTGCCTttttatcttgctttgtttgatatCAGCTGGTGATTAACTCGAAGGGCTCTATGTGTACTACCATCACAACACTTGCAACTTTGACAAGGGTGAAATTGCTCGCCCTTTTGTTGTTGGCTTCGGCTCTTCCATGATACCATGTGCATCGTTTGGGAATTGGTTGTTATATAATTCAATGGTTGtatggttgcatgttgagggggGCATTTTCCCCTGCGTGGTTGCATGTTCATCAAAATAGATTAGTGGGGACCACCTATTTAGTTACAatataggatttaacaacatcgtTGCTTCCCTTGCAGATAAACAGTGACATCCACCTTTTAAAAACAATAACGGAAGATTTTGCCATATTTCATTGGACAAAAGAATAATTAAATACTTACAATGCACCCGACGAAAGGCCAGACAAAAGACTACTCTCCTAATACGACGACCCCGAATACCTAGTCCCAGCAGTAACTGAAATGCAACATGCTTCTTATTTATATAGTACATGTTGTCAATTAATTTTAATAAGTACCCTTTGATATATGTCAAAAAGAAAATTTTGAAGACTCATACTACATATTGGTCGTTGTTTAGCAACCGAATGATCTGGCATTTCCATCATGTTAGTGCTGAAATGAAATAAGGTATGAACCAAATTTTTAGCAGTTGATATTGTTTTAAATGTCAAAAAAATCTCCTATGAAACATTTATTTTAATGTTATATGTTGGGCCTATTATCATTGGTTTATTTCTGGATTTTAAGCCTTGTATGCTTGGGATACTCATTGACTAGATAAGGACACCAAGTTAGAGTTTGCTTAATAATTGTGAATATTTGACTTTGGTTTCAAAAAATTCTTAGCATGGTTAATTTTCATGCAAAGTAGTTAATGCTATTTAGAGATGAGATAGTAATAgcgcacaagtgtaggggatctattctagctcttttcgataagtaactGCCAAACCCAACTAGGAGCTGAAGGAATTGGTTAATAGATTTTTGTAAGGATTCACTGTAAAAATTGGAAATACCATTGGATAGTTTATTTGATAACGAAGATGGTTGCTAAACGTAAATAGTAACAAAAGTGTAATGGTGCAGCAAGTGGACCAATACTTAATTGTGTTAAGGAAAAGCCACTTGTATTGTTTATAGAAGTTAAATCACTCTCGATGACACATGGAAGTTTCGCCAAGTTGCTTTCATCTTGTTCCATTGAGTTAATATTTATTGCCTTGATAACTGTTTTGTGGCGGAACCTATTATAATTTGTTGTTCTCACTTGAACAAATAACATACCTATGATTATACACTCTATGCAAGAATCTGTGAATACAAAAGAATAATTAAGATAACATCTAACCATAACATTAGACATCGGGGCTCCAACAACCCCTCATGCACAGTTCTAAAACCTAGGGTTTGGTAATTTTGTCACTCCAACCACCAATCATACTAATCAACCTTTATGGTAATTCCCTGCAATATAAGAATAACTCAAAGTAAAAGGATacaattttgaaaaaataaatatggAAGTATAGTATTTATATCATGAATTTTTTTAAGACGGTTCATGCATTTCGAGTGTAGGGGGTCACACCAAGTAGTAATAGTTAGCTAGAGGTGCTCCAAATCATAGCAACATGACATGTAGTTTGGCTAGTATAAGTTTTCTCTTGATTGTAAATATCAGTGAGGTCGGCAGTAAACTACTTGCCGACACCTCACATGGTACATAATATCATATTGGTTATAAGTAAGTTAGACAACTTTTCTCTACATATGAACATATCGAACAGATATTTGTTAGACTCTTCTATGTAAGGCCTTGTCTCAAGACATTTAAATGTAGTAAAATAGACACAAACGCATAATAGTATATCCATGTGGCATAAGTTATTCCACGGGCAATGTGATTTTCCATTTGTGCTTCTTCCCACATGTAGTTCATCATCTCCTAGATAACTAATAGAAAATAACACAATATTTATGACCAAATGAAGTTACCATTCCGATGTTTTTAATGATAAAAGATAAAAACTTATAAAGGTGAAATTTAAGTTATTAGTCATCACATGTGGTTAATGTTGTTAGATGTGGTAAAGTAATAATTAAAATGGTATATTAAAGTTTTATaaatgaaaaataatttatatagcaAAAATTAGTCTATACAAGTAAAAATGTCTAGTATAAATGTCAGCCATTAACTTTCCACATCCTCTTGCGATGCAAGAATGAGTCACAAGGGTCTCTGGGAATTATTAGGAATTATTGAAAAGTATGAATTACTTAATAGGCTAGGCCCAATAATTCCAACCGTTTTGGTGCAAGCATGCACAAGTTATGCAAATATCTCAGTTCTCTGATGTTGATGCTAtcttgaaaaagaaaaaaaaaccgttGCAGTATAATTCTATCATACCTACATATTCCTCAAACTAATGTTCTACTAATCATATTCTAACTTGACTCTCATCAAGCTAATAACATGGAAGGTTTAGAAAATGAAGAACTCCAAATTGGTAGAGCTTACCCCATGCTACTCTTAACTAGAAGTTGTAACTAAGAAGAAATGAAT
The window above is part of the Triticum aestivum cultivar Chinese Spring chromosome 2A, IWGSC CS RefSeq v2.1, whole genome shotgun sequence genome. Proteins encoded here:
- the LOC123190397 gene encoding uncharacterized protein — translated: MLAATTASLPPPLRRSPRATSLGGPHGCEAGARSLNPRPRSRRTLACRAELQQDAPFVAAIGACVLASLALPPPRVRGEAAEEEDDGEFGATDTRMGVMAIISFLPYFNWLSWVFAWLDSGSKLYLLYAAVYLAPYLRTNLSLSPDESWLPIASIFICILHVQLEAGIRNGDIEGFMLFQKAQNLLFPNAMKEKDGHRAKKRESLRTGHRGNSRIPSAHESREKLRNSDIFKKKLDEPDEQQKKSDWH